A stretch of Salvelinus alpinus chromosome 4, SLU_Salpinus.1, whole genome shotgun sequence DNA encodes these proteins:
- the LOC139572662 gene encoding uncharacterized protein codes for MAVKHPHRPITPVPSPQHHQPSPLTPVPSPQSHLPSPITPVPSPQLHHPSPITPTPSPQPLNPSHTTPAPSPQPITPAPSPQPHHPSSITPVTPPQHHHPSTITPAPSPQPLNLSPITPVTSPQPHHPSHISPAPSPQPHLPSPITPAPSPQSHLPSPITPTPSPQSHLPSPITPTPSPQPHHPSPSPQPHHPSPITPTPSLQPHLPSPITPVPSPQPHLPSPITPAPSPITPDPSPQPHHPSHISPAPAPAPSPQPHHPNPITPVPSPQPHHPSPITPVTSPQPQPHHPNPITPAPSPRPHHTSPITPVPSPQPHHPSPIIPAPSRPHHPGPIIPAPSSRPHHPGPIIPAPSPQSHHPSPITPAPSPQPHLPSPITPTPSPQPHHPSPITPAPSPQPHHPSPITPAPSPQSHHPSPISPAPSPQSHHPSPIIPAPSPRPHHTSPITPVPSPQSHHTSPITPAHLPSPSPQPITPAPSHQPHHPSPISPAHHPSPSPRPHHPSPSPQPHLPSPISPVPSPQPITPAPSYQSHHPSPITPAPSPQSHLPSPSPQPITPAHHPGPITPVPSPQPITPAPSPQSHLPSPSPQPISPAPSPQPHLPSPITPAHHPSPITPTPSPQPHHPGPIIPAPSYQPHHTSPITPVPSPQPHLSSPITPAPSPQPHHQSLSIPCPHPAPTIREFISLGSLAHLLPQTLSGLQSHHVDTEQNQFPLSALFQWHKENEKDRGRSIGKWHIISESAVNLMLSLAGDILLQ; via the coding sequence CATCACCCCAGCACCATCAACCCAGCCCCTTAACCCCAGTCCCATCACCCCAGTCCCATCTCCCCAGCCCCATCACCCCAGTCCCATCACCCCAGCTCCATCACCCCAGCCCCatcaccccaacaccatcaccccagCCCCTTAACCCCAGTCACACCACCCCAGCCCCATCACCCCAGCCCATCACCCCAGCCCCATCACCCCAGCCCCATCACCCCAGCTCCATCACCCCAGTCACACCACCCCAGCACCATCACCCCAGCACCATCACCCCAGCCCCATCACCCCAGCCCCTTAACCTCAGTCCCATCACCCCAGTCACATCTCCCCAGCCCCATCACCCCAGTCACATCTCCCCAGCCCCATCACCCCAACCCCATCTCCCCAGTCCCATCACCCCAGCCCCATCACCCCAGTCACATCTCCCCAGCCCCATCACCCCAACCCCATCTCCCCAGTCCCATCTCCCCAGTCCCATCACCCCAACCCCATCACCCCAGCCCCATCACCCCAGCCCATCACCCCAGCCCCATCACCCCAGTCCCATCACCCCAACCCCATCTCTCCAGCCCCATCTCCCCAGCCCCATCACCCCAGTCCCATCACCCCAGCCCCATCTCCCCAGCCCCATCaccccagcccccagccccaTCACCCCAGACCCATCACCCCAGCCCCATCACCCCAGTCACAtttccccagccccagccccagccccatcaCCCCAACCCCATCACCCCAACCCCATCACCCCAGTCCCATCACCCCAGCCCCATCACCCCAGCCCCATCACCCCAGTCACatctccccagccccagccccatcaCCCCAACCCCATCACCCCAGCCCCATCACCCCGGCCCCATCATACCAGCCCCATCACCCCAGTCCCATCACCCCAGCCCCATCACCCCAGTCCCATCATCCCGGCCCCATCCCGGCCCCATCACCCCGGCCCCATCATACCAGCCCCATCATCCCGGCCCCATCACCCCGGCCCCATCATACCAGCCCCATCACCCCAGTCCCATCACCCCAGTCCCATCACACCAGCCCCATCTCCCCAGCCCCATCTCCCCAGTCCCATCACCCCAACCCCATCACCCCAGCCCCATCACCCCAGTCCCATCACCCCAGCCCCATCACCCCAGCCCCATCACCCCAGCCCCATCACCCCAGCCCCATCTCCCCAGTCCCATCACCCCAGCCCCATCTCTCCAGCCCCATCACCCCAGTCCCATCACCCCAGTCCCATCATCCCGGCCCCATCACCCCGGCCCCATCATACCAGCCCCATCACCCCAGTCCCATCACCCCAGTCCCATCACACCAGCCCCATCACCCCAGCCCATCTCCCCAGCCCATCACCCCAGCCCATCACCCCAGCCCCATCACACCAGCCCCATCACCCCAGTCCCATCTCCCCAGCCCATCACCCCAGCCCATCACCCCGGCCCCATCACCCCAGCCCATCACCCCAGCCCCATCTCCCCAGCCCCATCTCCCCAGTCCCATCTCCCCAGCCCATCACCCCagccccatcataccagtcccatCACCCCAGCCCCATCACCCCGGCACCATCACCCCAGTCCCATCTCCCCAGCCCATCACCCCAGCCCATCACCCCAGCCCATCACCCCGGCCCCATCACCCCAGTCCCATCTCCCCAGCCCATCACCCCAGCCCCATCACCCCAGTCCCATCTCCCCAGCCCATCTCCCCAGCCCATCTCCCCAGCCCCATCTCCCCAGCCCCATCTCCCCAGCCCCATCACCCCAGCCCATCACCCCAGCCCCATCACCCCAACCCCATCACCCCAGCCCCATCACCCCGGCCCCATCATACCAGCCCCATCATACCAGCCCCATCACACCAGCCCCATCACCCCAGTCCCATCTCCCCAGCCCCATCTCTCCAGCCCCATCACCCCAGCCCCATCACCCCAACCCCATCAccagtctctctccatcccctgccCTCATCCAGCACCAACTATACGGGAATTCATTTCCCTCGGCAGTCTGGCTCATCTATTGCCACAAACATTGTCAGGACTGCAGTCACATCATGTTGACACAGAGCAGAATCAGTTCCCCTTGTCTGCATTGTTCCAGTGGCACAAAGAAAATGAAAAGGACAGGGGGAGGTCCATTGGGAAATGGCACATTATTTCAGAATCCGCTGTTAACCTCATGTTGTCGTTAGCCGGAGACATTCTCCTCCAGTAA